The nucleotide sequence aACAAAATTTTATTAGAATTACTAATTAGAAATCCTTACAGGCAGAtgcaaataaaagcaaaaaagtgGGAATACTGTAGCTGAGGCTGAACTGATATATTGTGCTAAGAATGGCCACTGTGCTCACACAGGTCTTTAAAAATCGAGTTTGAATCTGAATACAGATATCTGAAGCACTAAAAAATACAGGTGCAGatagtgttattgtgttacgtGACCTGAATGGATATTGGGTAGAGACTTGAGCATTCAGGCCAAGTGTGAAAACACCTTATTTagggctttttttgttttgaataaaatatttttaaaaaaatgttttaattactCATGCATTAAGGGATGCAACTCACGGAGCACAACcatgaagaaaaataatcatacaTTAGTTGACAGCAATTTCCATTGCTATATTTGAggagaaatgtttttatatttccatAACAGTCTCTTATTCACACATTCTGTTAGTAGGTCATCATTCCACACACAGTAAATTCATTCCCTTCAAGAAGTGTGTTCACTTAGCAGCCAATTTCATTGATGGTTCAAGAGAAAAACAGATTGTGGCCTGGTGTTATATATCTGGTACACTGATTAGACATCCTTGACCGAATGAATGAGCTTCATTATCCAGATGGGGCTGTTGGCTAGCTTCCATGCTGTTCTGCTCATCAATATCAGTCATATGTAATGAATaatgaagcaggaaaatggaaCAGGAAGTCACCAGGGTGTATGTAATACTTAAAGAAGTATTACTAAAGCATGTCTAGAGAGCTTGGTGAAACAGTTGTAAAGTTACTGTACATTACAGAGTAGGTCATGGtccagtatttaaaaaaaaaaaaaaagaaagaaaaataaatgaaagaaatgtgGGCTATTTGCTTATATGATTATAAAGACACATTGGTTCTGTAGTTCAGATGGATACAAGAGGATAAGTAGCAATTGCAAAGAGCTCTGAAAACAGTTAGCAAGTATAAAACAGTGGTGTCATTAATTTGGACTATATTCCAGTTTAGATCCAAGTCTGCAGTTAATTCTTCACTCTGTTATAAGCATTGTTACTCAAGCCAGCAAGCTTACATTCAGGGCACATGAAGCTCTGCTCAAGCCAGGTCTCAGAGGAAAGGGTTCTGACTCTGATCTGGCTGTCCTTGTGTGGAAGTGGATGACAGGGGGAGCAGTGGTTGAGGCAGGTTCCCAGGCATGTTAAGGTGTCCCTCTGAAGGCTGGGTGAAGGAGCTAGGCAAGGATAAAGGCTGATTGCTCGCAGGCAGAGGCAGAGAGGTGCTGTATTGCAGCGAGTTGGGAGCAGCGGACGTGGAGCTAGGACGCATCTGATTGAGTGTGAGACGTGGCTGCTCGCTTTGGAATGGATTTGTGACGGAAGGAGCACTCAGACCTAAAGGAAGTAAGAATGAGAAACAACATCAGGGATTCCATGCaactttacagtaaaaaaaagtcCCATACAATTGAGGTAGGGATAAAAGCAAGACAGTAGCATAAATTGTGGAATAGATGATGCATCAAGTCAGTgttccagtctcttcctgtctcttaGTGTTTTGACATGGTCCTGAATATCCAACATAACAGTAGTTGTTTATGATTTTCAATCATCCAGGTCAAGCTGAATGACTAGTAGCAGTTGGTATTGGAGAAGGGACTGGTGTTTCATTGGTGTTTAAACGggtatttatattcatttatataaaagtatttttattgGACTGAACAAAGTCATTGTAGGAGAAGTAATCAatatagaggaaaaaaaacaaagttctCCATAGTTCTACAACCAAACCTTCACCATCTGAAATAAATGACCTGTTCAGGCTTATTTAGTCGCTAGTTAAAAGTGATGACGTGAAGCACCAGTGTGAAATACAGCCAATAAAACTGATCAGCAATAGGTTAAGCATTAAAGGTAATGTTGTTCATGTTGTAGTTCATGAAACCTTTGAATGGAAACATCCATAATTCCAATCTTAGTGTGTGGTGAAAAATCTGCTTGGTCTTACCTGTTAAAAACGGGTTTAAGTTTTTAGGAGCGTTATTCGGCGGAATCAAGGAGTCGAGATTGACGAGCGAGGCCCCTGCGGCGCCCAGGAACGCTTCCGGAGTGCCACAGGTCCGAGGCATTGGCTCTGCTAAACTTTCTCCCAAACGAGATAGGTCAAATAACTCTGGACTTCCCTCACTACGGCCATTCACGTGCACCTGACCTCCATCCATGGCATCATCAAAAAGATCTCCatctaaaaaaaatgacagttacaataaaatgaatacaaaacATGATCATGAGCAAATGAATGTTAGTTTACTAAGTAAAGGCTAATATTACCTGTGGGGCTCCCAGGTCGTGGTGATGAGCCTTTGACTGGGACAGCAGACCTTTTTTTGTCTGCTGTTAGAGGAGAGAAAGGATCTATTCCTTTGGCTGATAAAACAAAggcacatatatacatacagataattacatacatatgtgtgtggagatgtaactcatgatatttattttgattaacAAAGCGACTTGTTTATACCAGGGGCAGCAGTTGGGAGCCAAGACTGACTTGAGGGAACAGGACTGGTGGCGTTCTGAGGAGCTTCCCATGGGTCAGGAGGACGTGACTGATGGTCCCAGGGCTGAGAGTGAAGACTGGAAGGTGCTGCCCAGGAGCTGCCAGGACCTCGAGCTGAGGAGCTTGGCTCTGTTTGAAAACATGGCCCTGAGATATTCTAATAGAGTATTTTATGGTTCCTTGAAATATGCTTTGTTTAATGACAGCACCATTGTCCTCAAATGTAGACTCAGAAGAACAACCTACCATACCTTTTCACCCTGTGGTTTAAAAAGATTTTGTTGGGATTACTGAAGCTACATCATTTACATCACAGTTTTCAtaacatttttcattattaCGTGTTATTTGCCAAAAATGTTTAGTCACTATTAGTCATTTTGGGCCAATTATAGATATATGTTTTATTCTAGTAGATCAGCTGTTAATATTTGCACTCTCATCAAGGCTTATGGCTTTCCTTGTTGGAAATTTTCTTTTCAAGTGATTTTGACAGAGCACAGATTCCTCAAATGagaatgattaaataaaaagactTGGTTAAACCTGAAATAATTTAGATAAAATTGACTAATCTCTTAACAAGATTTCAAAGTTTGTCACTTGGCAGAAGGAAACAGAAGAGCCTACATCCAAGGATAAATCAGTGGGCAGCGCCTTCTTCATAGTGAAAACTTGGGTTAGGATTAGGGTTGTTATAAACTGGGTTCATGAAAAATCATTTACCGCTAAAGTAAAAGTTTGTGAACAATCAGTGctgttaaacatttatttgtaatcagtactgataaaataaatgttattaaactGCAACCAACAATTTAACTAATTAGGAAAGAAACTATGAATTGTGTATGGGTGGTACAAATACTCCATGTGAATGTATTTTCACCTCAGCTGGTGTTGTTAACCCCTACATATTTATTCatcatataaaaaattataatacacAGGATACAATTTAAGGATCCAAATGCTCAGACTCTTTAACAGACTGTAACTGAATTACTATAAAAAGGTTACCATTAAGTGTGAGAAATTCATTCATGATACAAAGGATAATCATTTAAGTACAATTCAGTTATCATCATTCATCAAGCCTAGTAGTCAAGGGGATgtctttttttactctttaatCAAGATTAGAGAATGTATGGTAATGAGTATGTGGAGAACATTACCCAGAGAATCCCACGGGTCAACCCTCAAAGGTCCCGCAGCCTGCGTGTGACCTCCAGCTCCAGACGAATCCCATGGTTTGTCACTTGGTGGCGCTTGAGAGGCCGGAGCAAAAATATCCATGAGATCCAACATGGCAGACTGCCAGGGGGGAGAAAGTAGCACTTTTAGACAAGAGATATTTTTATAGGTCATTCCTCACTGCTCTGCATTCTTGTGGTTGTATGAAAAAAGGGGCCATTCAGTAACTGCAGAGCCAGGTATGGTTTAGAGaaggtttaatatttaatagcaCTAATTTATAGCCCATTATACATTTATTCTCTAGGTATAGATGGATGGTACTGTTAGATAACTGTATGGAAGTAATGAGTGATGGTCAATGATCAAGGTAAATGGCTAACTGTTGTTGGTTCATACCCCGCCTGCTTTGGCTTCCATTTCTCGTTTACTCTCTTCAAGAGCTTTCTGGAGCAACGATTCATCTCCCTGGCGACTTCGCTCCTCCTGGCAACCCACAGAAGACACATGGACACAAAAGACATGTCAAGTGCAGTCATTGTTCTGAATTTTGTACACACAACATGCCTGCCAATTCTGATACAAGAacttaaatatgaaaaaaagagaaaatataaataGGTTAAAAAGCACCAGTTTCAATGCGTTTGCTGTACAGAACTAGAAGTTTCCTGAATGTggataatgcaaaaaaaaatcttacataAGTATAAAAAGATAGGCTTAAAATCTGAAGTTGATAAGGAAAAATCATTAACAGTATTAGTTACTTATTATTAGTTACAGCTTCTAGGCATCTACCGTGAGCAGAAATCAGTATTGTGGTTCACTCTTGGTCCATTCTTCTTGCCTAATCATCTTCAGTTACCCATGGTTATAAGGGACTCTCTAGTGGActtgtattttaaaaatcctcaaaatttttttaaaagaatcagGTCAGGGAAGTGGTTAGGGCAGTGTAAGATCTTGAGTTAGTTTGTCTCTACAGTATGTTTGGAGTTCTTGTGATGTTGAAACATACCTCTCCTCCACAGATACAGCATCTTAGTAGATAAAATGAAATCTTCTCTAATAAATCTCTCCAGTCATGTTTTCATCAATGACCTGTAATGCCCCAGTACTGAATGCAAAGAAGCAGCTCCATATCAGCTCCCACCTACATACTTTTACTGTGCGTATGGTGTTCCTGAGATCAAACTCTTTCTCTAAGCTGAATTCTTTCCAGagttatatttttctttaattatacTTATTTTCTCCTCACTGTATGTCCAAATAGAGCTCATACCTGCTGATGTTCCTCCTTACTGAGGTTCAGAGCAATCTGGAGCTGTGTCTCTTCGTCCATGTCCAGAGAAGCAGCAGGAGGGGGCTTCTTCAAAAAGATATGGAGAAGACCATTAGCTTATGACAAAACTATTGGTGACTCTGTCATGCATGCATGGACAGGTCAGGCCCTTTATCAATAACAGATCTCTTCCCattaatcagagagagagatgcaacaCCTACTGGTTAGTGAAGCACAGAGACATGCATGCTCCAATAACATTCACGGAAAAGCCAACACACATGCAGCATGAACCACAAAGACACAGACATGTCAGTGACACAGTGCGGCATTGGGCTGTTTGAGCACAGGGGAGGTTAAGAAGCAGTCAGTACTGGCAGTGCAGTACCTTTTGGGCCTCCTCCTTGCTGAGGCTCATTGCAATCTGGAGTTGTGTCTGTTCATCGATATCCACAGGAGGATGTGGCTAAAGGAAATGGGTAAGTCATCAGATGTGTGCCAAGCTACAGTGACTAATTTCTCTTCAACAACTTGACTCGTGACAAGTTAACTAATTGATTTATATGTATTCTACGGTTTCTCTAATATCGATGTAACAAAATTATATGTAAACTCTATGGTTAAACCATAAATGTTGTGACACAAACCTTTTTCCACCAACAGTGGAACCAAGAACCGATGACACCATTTTCATGCCACAACCTCACCTCCAGCAACTCGTGAATTATTTACAGCACAGTCATTAAAGCCAACATGATATTGTTTTTACCCTATTTATGTACCTGATCATACTCTGCATAATTCATTCATCACAATTCACTCAGAAGTCTGCCACAGTAATCAGTTACAAAAGTAATATTCTTTATGACCTCTGTTTTGGATTGTATTTTGAATAAGAGACactgttttcatttttgctTCATGCTTTAGTCATCTGATCATTTTCCTGTTTGCTAggctttttaaaatgttttggaaataCCCTGAACCTTGCTGGAAGCAAAAAATATCCTCACAAGTAAACTCAAACaactatacaaatatatttatttattaagatatttCCTAAATAGTCAGAAGTAATATCAGAGATGAACTCAAATTGCAGCAGAGAAAgggttaaaaatataaatatgtatagaCAGATATTTTTTAGCACCTAAAAGTAAGACTTAAAGCCAGATAGCACTTaaagacacacacgcacacacatacaccgatATCATTTACTCTGTCAGTATGCTCTCACGGAGCTGACACATGAGCACTGAATCAATGCTCCAGTCCATTCAAGCATTTTCAATCCAGCAAAATCCAGAGCCTAATGCTCGCTTAGTGCATGCTAACAAACACAGTGTCAGATCATTTGGACTTGTGAACTGCTAAGCTTCTAAGCTCATTATTTGAAAGTGCATCTGTATACATTTAACACCTTCAGACATTCATAGTGCACTGATATATTAGCTGCATGTATAAGCCAGTATAGATGCAAATTAATACCTAGCCTGTGGCTACAGTATATGAGattttcagaaaacaaaataggGAGGAAAACATATAGACATCTACTCTGTTTCAATTATAAATGCAGGATAAAAAAGCCCTGCACTCATAgaaaaaagttaataaatacTAATGGATGTAATAATGAACTAAACTCCTTAATCTTTAAGTAATTATCTGATATACTGATTTGCCTACAGCATTAGTTTAGTATTAAGAAATATTGTATTGCATATGTATAGTAAAATATTGTAATGTGTTTAGGGATTTTGGGGCTTTTTTATAACACAGGCCTATCTTTAGTCTAGTAAACTAGTCTAGTCTAGTAAACCATCTAGTAAAGTTGTGTGGAAATACATGTGTAGGCCAAACTGTATTAAACCGCATAAATGACCAGATGTATTCCCAGCACAGCTGACTTACtgttagccacgcccacaaatctccataaaaggcaaagagCTGAAATCTTCGAAAAGATGACTAACCGGTGAAAGAACACCTCCTAAGCACAACATGCATCAAATCTTCCAATaacaatataaatatgaaacaaatatgatataaaacaaaactgaacaaaTTTTAATGCAGCTGTgtagaatgaaataaatgtgatttaaaGTTGTAATCTGCACATAGAAATCAGTTACTAATCACCAGTTATACGATCTGAAACATAGAGTCTCATTATGTGACAGTTTTTCTGAACTAACTACATTTTCACAAATTGTTGTGAAAAAAGCTTATGTGAACGATATCTAGAAACTTAAATCAGCCCACAAAAGTAAGAATGCGCAACGTCAATAGCTTAAAGGATTAAGTATTTGATCTATCGTTTAGCAGAAGAATAACACAGCTTGAAACTAACATCCTGAAAGTGCATGATCTTACTTCTGAGGATTGTtgggtgataaaaaaaaacaatgatgtAATCAATATCAGTGTCTTTTGGCAGCAGCTGTTCAACATCTGTCTCATCAAGAGCCAGATTCTCAAATCTTGCTTAGACTTTGTAACTTATAGTGATAAACAATTGTGACCTCAACCTGAAAATGTTCTGCAACAGTGCACTTTCTTAAAAAATTGAACATACTTCCATTCTATAGTTTAAACATGCAAGTAACCAAATGGTGTCCAATTCTAGTCTTTACATAAATGCAAGTATTCCATgcattctgtgttactgtgtctgtagTGCTGGTCCTGCcagtttttattatataactCATTATAGCAAATAGAATGGATTTTGTATTTAGGATGTCTGGGGTTGCTTTATGATGATAATCTTACATTGTTATTATCTCTCCCATTAGCAGACTGTATTaggcagaaagagaaagagaaagtatgAGCTCTGTATGTGATCCTCACCCTTTCGCTCTCCTCTCGGCTCATGGCCAACGCCAGCTGCAGTTGTaactcttcctcaccactggTCTGTGGCCGTGCCTGCTCCAGCTCTGGGGCCAGATTAGCGGGTGGAGTGGACACtgggagaaaggagagagagatagatggagaatGTATAGAAAAACATTTGAATTTCTCTATCAGAAAGTCATGGTATTGAGAGACAGTATAGCAGTGACTGGGTCTGCATATTAAGTTTGTAGCGAGCACCCAAATGAGTGCGGCTCCATGCCCGGGTGCCTCACTCACTCTGGTAGGAACAATGGGGTGCCTGTGTAGGGCAGTTTGAGGTGCAgtagttatgtgtgtgtgtgtgtagggagtgTTGGTTGTTATTCTCTGTACAAgctccacaaacacacatttggGTGGTACTAAACGTGGCAAGGCTGGCAAAGAGGGTCTTAAAGCCAAAAGCCAGTGCAGCTGCCAGAGGAGTATacctgtagagtagagtgttaTCCCCATGTTTAATCCCCAACCAATTTAAGGCAATATTTTTAAACCTatcaactaaaaaaaataaataaaagacttaaAACTGTACTGTAGCCTTCCATTTCCACTTCCATTTCCATCTGGAGAACTGGatgttttttagtttttcacatcattctgtgtaaactctgtaCTATGTGGGAAAAATCCCTGAAAATCAGCATATTCTTAAATACGTAGATCAGGCCATCTGGTACAAACACAGTCAAAGTCCCTGAGATCACATGCTTTTccttattctgatgtttgatgtaaacattactgTAACTGAAACTCTGGAACTGTCTATGCATGCATTTATGCAATGAGCTGCTAAGACATGACTGGCTGACTGAATGATAGCGTGTATTCATATGTTGTTCCTGCTTATCATCTTTCACATCTTCACAGAAACTCTAAAGAGGGGAATTTACTAGAGCACAACAGTATGGGGAAAAGTTGAATGGCAAGAAGTGGCTGCATGGTGTTGAAAGACTGGTGTGTACTAAgataaggaaaaaaacagagaaatagGAAATCAAATTTGTTTTTTAGCTCTGTGTGGTACATGACAGTACACTCTTGGCCTGTATACAATCATAGCATCATAGCCATTCTGTTTCCTTGGAAAGGAGGCTAATTCTAGTTGCTATTAATGGAACAGGTTACTAATTGAAAGGAAAATGCTATCGCTCCTGTCAAACTTTAACCCATTATTTCTTTGCCGGAGGGGTGGAAAAAGCATCACAAGCTCTTTCTGTACTGTCCATGAATATAGTTCTTGAACATGTATCCTGAACATTACAGCCCACCACCTTTTTTCTGTTAGGTCACAAAATGTGTGGCAAATCTGGAAAATCCAGTGGAGTAGATTGTGAAACTAGCTGCTCCTTTGGAAACGAGGTCATCCGGTTCTAGGATCATGTTCTACAAAGTATGCAAAGAATGAAATCGAGCAGAAAAACCCAATGGCTCAGAACGACTACTCTGATGGGCTCTGACTGTAATGccctatacacacatacatacacagtgcCTTCCTGGCTCACTGGCATGTATAGTGGAAAAAAATTGAACAGACGTGCTACTAAATATCAGATAAGCTCATGACTGACATGCAAGCATTGCACATCCAAGACACCAGTGCAATCACAGCTCAGAAAGAGCTTCTCATGCAAAAATCTCCCATGGACTGAGAGTCTAAGaaatataatcactctttataaAGTATACAAAAATACTGCGAAAAGTGAAAATCAGACGTTTTTGTTCGGATGAGACAGAAAGCAAACACCATCAGCAAAACTGTACACAAGGAAAAGCCTCCTGTAACATATGGTGAACCGTTGAAGCTTTGGGGCTGGGTTGTGTCATAAATTATACTGTTGCCTCCAACATGTGGTTAGGATTCATCTGTAGACAGAAATCTCATAATAATACCCTCAAATATGCATCCAAATGAACGTCTGCCTGGATACAAAATCAGCATGAACCTTCTAACCATTCTCTCTAGCCGAAGCTTCACTACGTATCTGACATCAGGGTTCTGATCATTTTAAATCTAACGTCTTCACTTCTAAAGATTAGAAGTCTAAGCTCAAAATGTGCATGTGTTACTGATTTTTActcaagggtgccaatacttctgagTTATCTCTATGGAAAGAATGCAGTTGAAGGTActgctgaaacactgctgaaaCTCGTGCTCACCACAGCAAGAGGAGAAACCAAAAGAATCTATATTCAGGTTCAATTTgagaaggaaataaaaacaaacaataaaagtcCAGGTAATTTCTGCACTTCTAGTATCAAGGTcacttttgtattatttttccttttagtCCTACCCTATTTACAGTGGTCATTTGTTACAATGTTGTCTACTGTATTGTTAAATAAAGATGATGATTGTTAAAAAGGATGATGTGCATtggtttatttacaaaataattagTAATAATTAAATGTAGGTGTTTCCTGCAGAAAAAACAATCAAGACATAATGGGAAAATTTTATAAGGAACCAATGCATTTAGTCACAGCTTTGCTGCTTGGCCGCTATGCCATGAGGCTCTCGAGGCCTGATCTAAAGAAGGCAGTGAGTGAGATCTGGCATAGAACAGACATGCCAGGAAAAAACAGACTTGGTGGATACAGAAGAGGCTTGAAACAGTCTTGTATTTGTAAATGTTGAATTCTCGAATCAAGATTgttcagaaagtgttgattaattttagttatataacagcagctctgtaaaTCTGGCAGTAGTTCAAATGCTAGCCTTATATTAATGCATTCGTTCCACACGTTCCACAACAGGGTGaagcattaataaataaaaactataaagGGAATATAATCCACCTCCTGTCGGCAGCAGCTTCTGCACTACACCACCCTGTTTTTTCCTATAAAGGGAAATGCCAAATATTGAgctgattttttcccctcaaatttttttcttctgtgatCTCGAAAGAATGTCTATGAAATCCGACACACTAAATATGACTAATGTGAAGTCAGTAAATAAAGACCAAGGATGCTTATCATATACTTGTGCTGCTCCAACATATTTGCTGTGACACATGGGTCAGTGATCACACCATGCTTTGTTGATGAAGGTGTATTAACCTAAACTTGGTGTGTGGTTGTCAGTGCCTGAGCTGCCCAGCCCTGCGTTAGAGCTTCACAAAGCAGAGTTTCCTACTTCCTGATAAAAGTAAACAAGACATAGTGACATGCATGTGTGATTACTCACTACAAATCTATTCATAGTGTCTCTTACTCACAGTTGTAGGAGGAAGGTGAGCCTCGAGAGCGGGTATACGTGTCCCCATAGACGGCCGCCATGCTGGGTTGGCTGGTACGGCTTCCAGAGTAGGGTGGAGGCATGGAGCTGTATGCCATAACACTACCGGTATGGGCTGTGCGTTCACGTGTCGTCTGAGCCTGGCTCCTCTCTTGCTTCAGTTTCTCCTTGTCTTGGAGCAAAGAAACTAGCTGCTTGGCCTTCTCACGCACATTCACACCCAGGTCCTGGCCATCACGGTCTATGTACTGGAAGTCCCGGAGTGTCTGGATTGCATGGATGTTCTCCTTGCATTGCTGAGCCACGCGCTCTGAGCCAGTCTTCACTAGATAATCCAACAGCGTCAGGGCCTTGTAAACGTGACGCCAGTTCTTGCCATGGTCATTCATGCGCTTCCAGATGATACCCATAACCTCGGCGAAGGCCACCACATTGAAAGTCAGCTCGGCGATCTCCATCATGAGTGAACCGGAAGGACCCCATGGGTCATTCGAGGTCGCCTCTCGCACTTTGATCTCCGCCTCTGTGTAGTTGTTTACTATGTTTTTTACAGAGCGGCGCAAGGACGAAGTCGTCATGGTGTCTTGATCAACGTTACTGGGACAGTGTTGCCTCTCTGCCCTCTTCTGTAAGAGAGCCTAGGGGATAGAGATGATTCAGTGTAGGTCTGATGATTGAAGAGTGCTATGCTGCCCAAATTCAGCACTGTACATCCGATTCCACAAGGCTATGAACCTAGTGAAAAAACAAGTAGAAAAACACCAAAATATTAGAATTCATACTAAGCAAACTCCCAGTGAAAGCAGATTACCCAGCCATGAGTAACTCTGTAGTTTCCTGACAACATTTGAGAACCTCAGTCAGAAAATAACCACCCACCCTCAAAAAACCATCAAATTTTTTAAGctatacaatatattatttaagCAACAATTCTTTATAATAACCATAAAACCAACCAACTCTGTGAATGTAAAATGGAGCACTTCTTTAGGAAAGCATGGGcacaatttaaacaaaaaaaattatatatgaaACTGTCTGCACAACATGGAAATGTATATTTGGCCATTAGCTGTGTGTCGCAAAGTGCCATTTTACCAGCATTGCAATCTGTATCCATAAAGGAAGATTCCCATAATAGCTTATGGTAGCTGACTGGCTTAACCAGTTTCAAATATGCATGTGTAAAAAACAGTACTGGCCATATAGAGGTCGAACCGTAAAGGTTTCCCTTTCAAGTCTGCAGCTTGTGGCAGTCTGGTGAAAATGTACCAGATAGAAGATGTCGGGTTATGCAAATAGAACAAAACCatctagataaaaaaaaagggaccTACAGATAAACACCTTGAAATTTTGTTTAAGTTGACAATAAACCTTATTAAAGGTTGTTAAACAGGAAGCAGCAAGTATACTATCCCATATTTAACTTTTTATCACAGCAAAATGGTGATCCTGGATTTGTCATTTCTTCAAAGCTGTTGCCAGACTGGTTACTAAGACAGAAAGTCTGTCAGCACGAACGTTCAACTTAAACATgattaaaatcacacacagttTGTGAGCAGTACACTGTTGGAAAGGAAACTTTTGCTGGTGTCTCCAGGCTTCCGTATCATTCGTGTTAGTAATTTTTGAACAGCTGATGTGACTACAGTTTGCATGATTTGGATTTTTGTTATATCTGccctttccaaaaaaaaaaaacagaaagggtGCTGTTATCTCAgtcaacatccatccatccatccatccattttctaaaccGATTGTCCcacacagggtcacagagaacctggagcctatcccaggggttTGGGGGCACAAAGCAGCAGACATGCTGTATTTGCATGACAACCCATCACATGGCACAACACTACGACTCTTGtagaaatgccaatcagcctacaacacatgtctttggactgggagagaAAACTAGAGTACCCCCAAGGAAATCCCTGAAGCACAAATAGAACAAGCAAACTCTGTGCATGCAAAGACAAAAACTGAATGCCCAACCTGAGAATTGTAAGAGAGACATGCATCTGTGCCCCCCCTCAGACAACTTAATCCAGCTAAACTAATCCAGAGGTGCTACGTTATTGTGGT is from Hemibagrus wyckioides isolate EC202008001 linkage group LG24, SWU_Hwy_1.0, whole genome shotgun sequence and encodes:
- the epn3a gene encoding epsin-3 isoform X4, which encodes MTTSSLRRSVKNIVNNYTEAEIKVREATSNDPWGPSGSLMMEIAELTFNVVAFAEVMGIIWKRMNDHGKNWRHVYKALTLLDYLVKTGSERVAQQCKENIHAIQTLRDFQYIDRDGQDLGVNVREKAKQLVSLLQDKEKLKQERSQAQTTRERTAHTGSVMAYSSMPPPYSGSRTSQPSMAAVYGDTYTRSRGSPSSYNLSTPPANLAPELEQARPQTSGEEELQLQLALAMSREESERKPPPAASLDMDEETQLQIALNLSKEEHQQEERSRQGDESLLQKALEESKREMEAKAGGSAMLDLMDIFAPASQAPPSDKPWDSSGAGGHTQAAGPLRVDPWDSLEPSSSARGPGSSWAAPSSLHSQPWDHQSRPPDPWEAPQNATSPVPSSQSWLPTAAPAKGIDPFSPLTADKKRSAVPVKGSSPRPGSPTDGDLFDDAMDGGQVHVNGRSEGSPELFDLSRLGESLAEPMPRTCGTPEAFLGAAGASLVNLDSLIPPNNAPKNLNPFLTGLSAPSVTNPFQSEQPRLTLNQMRPSSTSAAPNSLQYSTSLPLPASNQPLSLPSSFTQPSEGHLNMPGNLPQPLLPLSSTSTQGQPDQSQNPFL
- the epn3a gene encoding epsin-3 isoform X3, which codes for MTTSSLRRSVKNIVNNYTEAEIKVREATSNDPWGPSGSLMMEIAELTFNVVAFAEVMGIIWKRMNDHGKNWRHVYKALTLLDYLVKTGSERVAQQCKENIHAIQTLRDFQYIDRDGQDLGVNVREKAKQLVSLLQDKEKLKQERSQAQTTRERTAHTGSVMAYSSMPPPYSGSRTSQPSMAAVYGDTYTRSRGSPSSYNLSTPPANLAPELEQARPQTSGEEELQLQLALAMSREESERPHPPVDIDEQTQLQIAMSLSKEEAQKKPPPAASLDMDEETQLQIALNLSKEEHQQEERSRQGDESLLQKALEESKREMEAKAGGSAMLDLMDIFAPASQAPPSDKPWDSSGAGGHTQAAGPLRVDPWDSLEPSSSARGPGSSWAAPSSLHSQPWDHQSRPPDPWEAPQNATSPVPSSQSWLPTAAPADKKRSAVPVKGSSPRPGSPTDGDLFDDAMDGGQVHVNGRSEGSPELFDLSRLGESLAEPMPRTCGTPEAFLGAAGASLVNLDSLIPPNNAPKNLNPFLTGLSAPSVTNPFQSEQPRLTLNQMRPSSTSAAPNSLQYSTSLPLPASNQPLSLPSSFTQPSEGHLNMPGNLPQPLLPLSSTSTQGQPDQSQNPFL
- the epn3a gene encoding epsin-3 isoform X2, whose protein sequence is MTTSSLRRSVKNIVNNYTEAEIKVREATSNDPWGPSGSLMMEIAELTFNVVAFAEVMGIIWKRMNDHGKNWRHVYKALTLLDYLVKTGSERVAQQCKENIHAIQTLRDFQYIDRDGQDLGVNVREKAKQLVSLLQDKEKLKQERSQAQTTRERTAHTGSVMAYSSMPPPYSGSRTSQPSMAAVYGDTYTRSRGSPSSYNLSTPPANLAPELEQARPQTSGEEELQLQLALAMSREESERPHPPVDIDEQTQLQIAMSLSKEEAQKPPPAASLDMDEETQLQIALNLSKEEHQQEERSRQGDESLLQKALEESKREMEAKAGGSAMLDLMDIFAPASQAPPSDKPWDSSGAGGHTQAAGPLRVDPWDSLEPSSSARGPGSSWAAPSSLHSQPWDHQSRPPDPWEAPQNATSPVPSSQSWLPTAAPAKGIDPFSPLTADKKRSAVPVKGSSPRPGSPTDGDLFDDAMDGGQVHVNGRSEGSPELFDLSRLGESLAEPMPRTCGTPEAFLGAAGASLVNLDSLIPPNNAPKNLNPFLTGLSAPSVTNPFQSEQPRLTLNQMRPSSTSAAPNSLQYSTSLPLPASNQPLSLPSSFTQPSEGHLNMPGNLPQPLLPLSSTSTQGQPDQSQNPFL
- the epn3a gene encoding epsin-3 isoform X5; translated protein: MTTSSLRRSVKNIVNNYTEAEIKVREATSNDPWGPSGSLMMEIAELTFNVVAFAEVMGIIWKRMNDHGKNWRHVYKALTLLDYLVKTGSERVAQQCKENIHAIQTLRDFQYIDRDGQDLGVNVREKAKQLVSLLQDKEKLKQERSQAQTTRERTAHTGSVMAYSSMPPPYSGSRTSQPSMAAVYGDTYTRSRGSPSSYNLSTPPANLAPELEQARPQTSGEEELQLQLALAMSREESERPPPAASLDMDEETQLQIALNLSKEEHQQEERSRQGDESLLQKALEESKREMEAKAGGSAMLDLMDIFAPASQAPPSDKPWDSSGAGGHTQAAGPLRVDPWDSLEPSSSARGPGSSWAAPSSLHSQPWDHQSRPPDPWEAPQNATSPVPSSQSWLPTAAPAKGIDPFSPLTADKKRSAVPVKGSSPRPGSPTDGDLFDDAMDGGQVHVNGRSEGSPELFDLSRLGESLAEPMPRTCGTPEAFLGAAGASLVNLDSLIPPNNAPKNLNPFLTGLSAPSVTNPFQSEQPRLTLNQMRPSSTSAAPNSLQYSTSLPLPASNQPLSLPSSFTQPSEGHLNMPGNLPQPLLPLSSTSTQGQPDQSQNPFL